From Syngnathus typhle isolate RoL2023-S1 ecotype Sweden linkage group LG13, RoL_Styp_1.0, whole genome shotgun sequence, a single genomic window includes:
- the cc2d1b gene encoding coiled-coil and C2 domain-containing protein 1B isoform X5, with the protein MFGKKRREPLPKGRGTAAAKQMGLFVDMDPEDMMTMGADEGLDDPDLEAELAAITGGKAASGKGGKAKHKGRSPLPMEDIAKMADECMRDVDEDEDDDNLEDDEDLLAELQEVVGEDGEQPRGVSSSSAVTIVEPSSQEKSLSVVAAVPGSVQHTLEERLAMYKTALHNAKTAGEGPKARRIERGLKTMESMLTAVKKGRQVSEAEIPPPVSTGTKSATPSAAPSVTPALPSPPEIIAPDGEEEELHSSASMLALADEPSQEQADSAQAQAHPSQEQAHTSQEQADPSQEQADPSQEQADPSQEQADPSQEQADPSQEQAAPSQEQADPSQEQADPSQEQADISPTANRNANERVATLLVQRQREYKMAALAAKKAGEAERAMVYFRTSKKFDSVIEALKQGQAVDLSGLPPPPGTSGSATPVKQNIQVPGPAAEVPALSAPGNVLEALEQRRAKYIEASAQAKAGGDERKARMHDRIAKQYQSAIRSHKAGKAVNFDELPVPPGFPPIPGQKATTTEQGLVAALEAASKLSTTDDASADEEEEENEPKKTTLSVPAASRGRRRSPSVSPDRTSARDLSAAAAQQLAFLEGRRKQYMKAALHAKQKNDMEQAKSFLRTAKGLEVMVEAARSGKAVDISAVPSPPGDEDEDFVLVHHSDVGLSEKAEQLYAQLAKILKEQREKCLTHSKQFTHMGNITETTNFEKMAESCKKSIEFLKMSQAKGLPPPKHHFEDRTFHTVRMFPDLSSTEMVVVIVKGMNLPAPSGIQTNDLDAYIKFDFPYPSTEQPQRHKTNVIKNSNCPEYNQSFSLSINRNHRGFRRVVTSKGLKLELLHKGGFLRSDKPIGTAHVKLEQLESQSEIREIVEVMDGRKPTGGRVEVRVRLREPLNGQDAQASTVRWLVVEQSPLLV; encoded by the exons ATGTTCGGCAAGAAGAGGAGAGAGCCCCTCCCCAAAGGCAGGGGCACCGCCGCTGCCAAGCAG ATGGGCCTGTTTGTAGATATGGACCCCGAGGACATGATGACAATGGGGGCTGATGAGGGTTTGGACGACCCGGACTTGGAGGCtgagctggctgccatcactgGAGGCAAAGCGGCCTCGGGTAAAGGGGGAAAAGCCAAGCACAAGGGAAGAA GCCCGCTTCCCATGGAGGACATCGCCAAAATGGCAGATGAGTGTATGCGAGATGTTGAcgaggatgaagatgatgacaaTCTAGAGGATGATGAAGACCTCCTG GCTGAGCTACAGGAAGTGGTGGGTGAGGATGGCGAGCAGCCCAGAGGTGTTTCTTCTTCATCTGCGGTAACTATCGTTGAACCTTCCTCACAG GAAAAGAGCCTGTCTGTTGTGGCAGCTGTGCCTGGCAGTGTGCAGCACACATTAGAAGAGCGGCTCGCCATGTACAAGACGGCACTGCACAATGCCAAGACGGCGGGCGAGGGCCCCAAAGCCCGCCGGATCGAGCGTGGGCTAAAG ACGATGGAGTCCATGCTGACTGCTGTCAAGAAAGGCCGCCAAGTGAGCGAGGCGGAGATTCCTCCACCGGTCTCCACGGGAACCAAGAGCGCCACGCCAAGTGCCGCCCCTAGTGTGACCCCAGCTCTGCCCTCGCCTCCTGAAATCATCGCGCCTGATGGCGAAGAGGAGGAACTGCACTCATCTGCCTCCATGCTAGCACTCGCTGATGAGCCATCACAGGAGCAGGCGGATTCGGCGCAGGCGCAGGCCCATCCGTCACAGGAACAAGCCCATACTTCACAAGAGCAGGCGGATCCTTCACAGGAGCAGGCGGATCCTTCACAGGAGCAGGCGGATCCTTCACAGGAGCAGGCGGATCCTTCACAGGAGCAGGCGGATCCTTCACAGGAGCAGGCGGCTCCTTCACAGGAGCAGGCGGATCCTTCACAGGAGCAGGCGGATCCTTCACAGGAGCAGGCAGACATCTCGCCGACCGCTAATAGGAATG CAAATGAGCGTGTGGCAACGCTGTTGGTGCAAAGGCAGCGAGAgtacaaaatggctgctttggCAGCCAAGAAGGCAGGAGAGGCGGAGCGAGCCATGGTTTACTTCAGAACCAGCAAG AAGTTCGATTCCGTGATCGAGGCTTTGAAACAAGGACAAGCTGTCGACCTGAGCGgcctgcctcctcctccag GCACAAGTGGCAGCGCAACGCCAGTCaagcaaaacattcaagtaccCGGACCGGCTGCGGAAGTTCCAG CCCTGTCGGCTCCTGGGAACGTACTGGAGGCGCTGGAGCAGAGGCGAGCCAAGTACATCGAGGCGTCGGCTCAAGCCAAAGCCGGCGGGGACGAGCGCAAGGCCCGCATGCACGACCGTATCGCTAAG CAATACCAGAGCGCCATCCGATCTCACAAAGCGGGAAAAGCGGTCAACTTTGATGAGCTCCCCGTTCCCCCAG GCTTTCCTCCCATTCCGGGCCAGAAGGCCACGACGACCGAGCAAGGCTTGGTCGCTGCCCTGGAGGCTGCCTCAAAGCTCTCAACTACCGATGATGCAAGTGcagatgaggaagaagaggaaaatgAG CCAAAGAAGACCACACTAAGCGTCCCGGCTGCGTCACGAGGTCGCAGAAGATCTCCGTCTGTTTCGCCTGACAGAACATCCGCCAGAGATCTCTCAGCTGCAG CGGCACAGCAGCTGGCATTCCTAGAGGGCCGCCGCAAGCAGTACATGAAGGCAGCGCTTCACGCCAAGCAAAAAAACGATATGGAGCAGGCCAAGAGCTTCCTGCGCACCGCCAAGGGTCTCGAGGTCATGGTGGAGGCGGCGCGCAGCGGAAAAGCTGTGGACATCAGTGCG GTGCCCTCGCCCCCCGGTGACGAGGATGAGGACTTTGTCCTAGTGCACCACAGCGACGTGGGGCTCTCGGAGAAGGCGGAGCAGCTCTACGCGCAGTTGGCCAAGATCCTAAAAGAGCAACGCGAG AAATGTTTGACTCACTCCAAGCAATTCACCCACATGGGGAACATTACGGAGACCACCAA TTTTGAGAAAATGGCGGAGTCGTGTAAGAAGAGTATTGAGTTCCTCAAGATGTCTCAGGCCAAGGGGCTGCCTCCCCCTAAACATCATTTTGAGGACAGAACCTTCCACACAGTTAG GATGTTCCCAGATCTCAGCAGCACTGAGATGGTGGTGGTTATTGTGAAAGGGATGAATCTTCCTGCACCCAGTG GCATCCAAACAAACGACCTTGACGCTTACATCAAGTTCGACTTCCCCTACCCTAGCACG GAGCAACCACAGAGACACAAAACCAACGTCATAAAGAACAGCAACTGTCCAG AGTACAACCAGAGCTTCAGCCTGTCAATCAATCGCAACCACCGCGGCTTCAGGAGGGTAGTGACATCCAAAGGCCTCAAACTGGAGCTGCTGCACAAAGG TGGCTTCCTGCGGAGCGACAAGCCCATCGGGACGGCACACGTGAAGCTGGAACAGCTCGAGTCCCAGAGTGAAATCAGGGAAATAGTCGAG GTGATGGATGGCCGCAAGCCTACTGGCGGTCGCGTGGAAGTCCGCGTCCGCCTCCGGGAGCCTCTGAACGGGCAGGACGCGCAGGCGAGCACTGTGCGCTGGCTGGTGGTGGAGCAGTCGCCG CTTCTCGTCTAG
- the cc2d1b gene encoding coiled-coil and C2 domain-containing protein 1B isoform X2: MFGKKRREPLPKGRGTAAAKQMGLFVDMDPEDMMTMGADEGLDDPDLEAELAAITGGKAASGKGGKAKHKGRSPLPMEDIAKMADECMRDVDEDEDDDNLEDDEDLLAELQEVVGEDGEQPRGVSSSSAVTIVEPSSQEKSLSVVAAVPGSVQHTLEERLAMYKTALHNAKTAGEGPKARRIERGLKTMESMLTAVKKGRQVSEAEIPPPVSTGTKSATPSAAPSVTPALPSPPEIIAPDGEEEELHSSASMLALADEPSQEQADSAQAQAHPSQEQAHTSQEQADPSQEQADPSQEQADPSQEQADPSQEQADPSQEQAAPSQEQADPSQEQADPSQEQADISPTANRNANERVATLLVQRQREYKMAALAAKKAGEAERAMVYFRTSKKFDSVIEALKQGQAVDLSGLPPPPGTSGSATPVKQNIQVPGPAAEVPALSAPGNVLEALEQRRAKYIEASAQAKAGGDERKARMHDRIAKQYQSAIRSHKAGKAVNFDELPVPPGFPPIPGQKATTTEQGLVAALEAASKLSTTDDASADEEEEENEPKKTTLSVPAASRGRRRSPSVSPDRTSARDLSAAGLPLLGSAAAQQLAFLEGRRKQYMKAALHAKQKNDMEQAKSFLRTAKGLEVMVEAARSGKAVDISAVPSPPGDEDEDFVLVHHSDVGLSEKAEQLYAQLAKILKEQREKCLTHSKQFTHMGNITETTNFEKMAESCKKSIEFLKMSQAKGLPPPKHHFEDRTFHTVRMFPDLSSTEMVVVIVKGMNLPAPSGIQTNDLDAYIKFDFPYPSTEQPQRHKTNVIKNSNCPEYNQSFSLSINRNHRGFRRVVTSKGLKLELLHKGGFLRSDKPIGTAHVKLEQLESQSEIREIVEVMDGRKPTGGRVEVRVRLREPLNGQDAQASTVRWLVVEQSPLLV, from the exons ATGTTCGGCAAGAAGAGGAGAGAGCCCCTCCCCAAAGGCAGGGGCACCGCCGCTGCCAAGCAG ATGGGCCTGTTTGTAGATATGGACCCCGAGGACATGATGACAATGGGGGCTGATGAGGGTTTGGACGACCCGGACTTGGAGGCtgagctggctgccatcactgGAGGCAAAGCGGCCTCGGGTAAAGGGGGAAAAGCCAAGCACAAGGGAAGAA GCCCGCTTCCCATGGAGGACATCGCCAAAATGGCAGATGAGTGTATGCGAGATGTTGAcgaggatgaagatgatgacaaTCTAGAGGATGATGAAGACCTCCTG GCTGAGCTACAGGAAGTGGTGGGTGAGGATGGCGAGCAGCCCAGAGGTGTTTCTTCTTCATCTGCGGTAACTATCGTTGAACCTTCCTCACAG GAAAAGAGCCTGTCTGTTGTGGCAGCTGTGCCTGGCAGTGTGCAGCACACATTAGAAGAGCGGCTCGCCATGTACAAGACGGCACTGCACAATGCCAAGACGGCGGGCGAGGGCCCCAAAGCCCGCCGGATCGAGCGTGGGCTAAAG ACGATGGAGTCCATGCTGACTGCTGTCAAGAAAGGCCGCCAAGTGAGCGAGGCGGAGATTCCTCCACCGGTCTCCACGGGAACCAAGAGCGCCACGCCAAGTGCCGCCCCTAGTGTGACCCCAGCTCTGCCCTCGCCTCCTGAAATCATCGCGCCTGATGGCGAAGAGGAGGAACTGCACTCATCTGCCTCCATGCTAGCACTCGCTGATGAGCCATCACAGGAGCAGGCGGATTCGGCGCAGGCGCAGGCCCATCCGTCACAGGAACAAGCCCATACTTCACAAGAGCAGGCGGATCCTTCACAGGAGCAGGCGGATCCTTCACAGGAGCAGGCGGATCCTTCACAGGAGCAGGCGGATCCTTCACAGGAGCAGGCGGATCCTTCACAGGAGCAGGCGGCTCCTTCACAGGAGCAGGCGGATCCTTCACAGGAGCAGGCGGATCCTTCACAGGAGCAGGCAGACATCTCGCCGACCGCTAATAGGAATG CAAATGAGCGTGTGGCAACGCTGTTGGTGCAAAGGCAGCGAGAgtacaaaatggctgctttggCAGCCAAGAAGGCAGGAGAGGCGGAGCGAGCCATGGTTTACTTCAGAACCAGCAAG AAGTTCGATTCCGTGATCGAGGCTTTGAAACAAGGACAAGCTGTCGACCTGAGCGgcctgcctcctcctccag GCACAAGTGGCAGCGCAACGCCAGTCaagcaaaacattcaagtaccCGGACCGGCTGCGGAAGTTCCAG CCCTGTCGGCTCCTGGGAACGTACTGGAGGCGCTGGAGCAGAGGCGAGCCAAGTACATCGAGGCGTCGGCTCAAGCCAAAGCCGGCGGGGACGAGCGCAAGGCCCGCATGCACGACCGTATCGCTAAG CAATACCAGAGCGCCATCCGATCTCACAAAGCGGGAAAAGCGGTCAACTTTGATGAGCTCCCCGTTCCCCCAG GCTTTCCTCCCATTCCGGGCCAGAAGGCCACGACGACCGAGCAAGGCTTGGTCGCTGCCCTGGAGGCTGCCTCAAAGCTCTCAACTACCGATGATGCAAGTGcagatgaggaagaagaggaaaatgAG CCAAAGAAGACCACACTAAGCGTCCCGGCTGCGTCACGAGGTCGCAGAAGATCTCCGTCTGTTTCGCCTGACAGAACATCCGCCAGAGATCTCTCAGCTGCAG GACTACCTCTCCTTGGTTCTGCAGCGGCACAGCAGCTGGCATTCCTAGAGGGCCGCCGCAAGCAGTACATGAAGGCAGCGCTTCACGCCAAGCAAAAAAACGATATGGAGCAGGCCAAGAGCTTCCTGCGCACCGCCAAGGGTCTCGAGGTCATGGTGGAGGCGGCGCGCAGCGGAAAAGCTGTGGACATCAGTGCG GTGCCCTCGCCCCCCGGTGACGAGGATGAGGACTTTGTCCTAGTGCACCACAGCGACGTGGGGCTCTCGGAGAAGGCGGAGCAGCTCTACGCGCAGTTGGCCAAGATCCTAAAAGAGCAACGCGAG AAATGTTTGACTCACTCCAAGCAATTCACCCACATGGGGAACATTACGGAGACCACCAA TTTTGAGAAAATGGCGGAGTCGTGTAAGAAGAGTATTGAGTTCCTCAAGATGTCTCAGGCCAAGGGGCTGCCTCCCCCTAAACATCATTTTGAGGACAGAACCTTCCACACAGTTAG GATGTTCCCAGATCTCAGCAGCACTGAGATGGTGGTGGTTATTGTGAAAGGGATGAATCTTCCTGCACCCAGTG GCATCCAAACAAACGACCTTGACGCTTACATCAAGTTCGACTTCCCCTACCCTAGCACG GAGCAACCACAGAGACACAAAACCAACGTCATAAAGAACAGCAACTGTCCAG AGTACAACCAGAGCTTCAGCCTGTCAATCAATCGCAACCACCGCGGCTTCAGGAGGGTAGTGACATCCAAAGGCCTCAAACTGGAGCTGCTGCACAAAGG TGGCTTCCTGCGGAGCGACAAGCCCATCGGGACGGCACACGTGAAGCTGGAACAGCTCGAGTCCCAGAGTGAAATCAGGGAAATAGTCGAG GTGATGGATGGCCGCAAGCCTACTGGCGGTCGCGTGGAAGTCCGCGTCCGCCTCCGGGAGCCTCTGAACGGGCAGGACGCGCAGGCGAGCACTGTGCGCTGGCTGGTGGTGGAGCAGTCGCCG CTTCTCGTCTAG
- the cc2d1b gene encoding coiled-coil and C2 domain-containing protein 1B isoform X4, with the protein MFGKKRREPLPKGRGTAAAKQMGLFVDMDPEDMMTMGADEGLDDPDLEAELAAITGGKAASGKGGKAKHKGRSPLPMEDIAKMADECMRDVDEDEDDDNLEDDEDLLAELQEVVGEDGEQPRGVSSSSAEKSLSVVAAVPGSVQHTLEERLAMYKTALHNAKTAGEGPKARRIERGLKTMESMLTAVKKGRQVSEAEIPPPVSTGTKSATPSAAPSVTPALPSPPEIIAPDGEEEELHSSASMLALADEPSQEQADSAQAQAHPSQEQAHTSQEQADPSQEQADPSQEQADPSQEQADPSQEQADPSQEQAAPSQEQADPSQEQADPSQEQADISPTANRNANERVATLLVQRQREYKMAALAAKKAGEAERAMVYFRTSKKFDSVIEALKQGQAVDLSGLPPPPGTSGSATPVKQNIQVPGPAAEVPALSAPGNVLEALEQRRAKYIEASAQAKAGGDERKARMHDRIAKQYQSAIRSHKAGKAVNFDELPVPPGFPPIPGQKATTTEQGLVAALEAASKLSTTDDASADEEEEENEVEPKKTTLSVPAASRGRRRSPSVSPDRTSARDLSAAGLPLLGSAAAQQLAFLEGRRKQYMKAALHAKQKNDMEQAKSFLRTAKGLEVMVEAARSGKAVDISAVPSPPGDEDEDFVLVHHSDVGLSEKAEQLYAQLAKILKEQREKCLTHSKQFTHMGNITETTNFEKMAESCKKSIEFLKMSQAKGLPPPKHHFEDRTFHTVRMFPDLSSTEMVVVIVKGMNLPAPSGIQTNDLDAYIKFDFPYPSTEQPQRHKTNVIKNSNCPEYNQSFSLSINRNHRGFRRVVTSKGLKLELLHKGGFLRSDKPIGTAHVKLEQLESQSEIREIVEVMDGRKPTGGRVEVRVRLREPLNGQDAQASTVRWLVVEQSPLLV; encoded by the exons ATGTTCGGCAAGAAGAGGAGAGAGCCCCTCCCCAAAGGCAGGGGCACCGCCGCTGCCAAGCAG ATGGGCCTGTTTGTAGATATGGACCCCGAGGACATGATGACAATGGGGGCTGATGAGGGTTTGGACGACCCGGACTTGGAGGCtgagctggctgccatcactgGAGGCAAAGCGGCCTCGGGTAAAGGGGGAAAAGCCAAGCACAAGGGAAGAA GCCCGCTTCCCATGGAGGACATCGCCAAAATGGCAGATGAGTGTATGCGAGATGTTGAcgaggatgaagatgatgacaaTCTAGAGGATGATGAAGACCTCCTG GCTGAGCTACAGGAAGTGGTGGGTGAGGATGGCGAGCAGCCCAGAGGTGTTTCTTCTTCATCTGCG GAAAAGAGCCTGTCTGTTGTGGCAGCTGTGCCTGGCAGTGTGCAGCACACATTAGAAGAGCGGCTCGCCATGTACAAGACGGCACTGCACAATGCCAAGACGGCGGGCGAGGGCCCCAAAGCCCGCCGGATCGAGCGTGGGCTAAAG ACGATGGAGTCCATGCTGACTGCTGTCAAGAAAGGCCGCCAAGTGAGCGAGGCGGAGATTCCTCCACCGGTCTCCACGGGAACCAAGAGCGCCACGCCAAGTGCCGCCCCTAGTGTGACCCCAGCTCTGCCCTCGCCTCCTGAAATCATCGCGCCTGATGGCGAAGAGGAGGAACTGCACTCATCTGCCTCCATGCTAGCACTCGCTGATGAGCCATCACAGGAGCAGGCGGATTCGGCGCAGGCGCAGGCCCATCCGTCACAGGAACAAGCCCATACTTCACAAGAGCAGGCGGATCCTTCACAGGAGCAGGCGGATCCTTCACAGGAGCAGGCGGATCCTTCACAGGAGCAGGCGGATCCTTCACAGGAGCAGGCGGATCCTTCACAGGAGCAGGCGGCTCCTTCACAGGAGCAGGCGGATCCTTCACAGGAGCAGGCGGATCCTTCACAGGAGCAGGCAGACATCTCGCCGACCGCTAATAGGAATG CAAATGAGCGTGTGGCAACGCTGTTGGTGCAAAGGCAGCGAGAgtacaaaatggctgctttggCAGCCAAGAAGGCAGGAGAGGCGGAGCGAGCCATGGTTTACTTCAGAACCAGCAAG AAGTTCGATTCCGTGATCGAGGCTTTGAAACAAGGACAAGCTGTCGACCTGAGCGgcctgcctcctcctccag GCACAAGTGGCAGCGCAACGCCAGTCaagcaaaacattcaagtaccCGGACCGGCTGCGGAAGTTCCAG CCCTGTCGGCTCCTGGGAACGTACTGGAGGCGCTGGAGCAGAGGCGAGCCAAGTACATCGAGGCGTCGGCTCAAGCCAAAGCCGGCGGGGACGAGCGCAAGGCCCGCATGCACGACCGTATCGCTAAG CAATACCAGAGCGCCATCCGATCTCACAAAGCGGGAAAAGCGGTCAACTTTGATGAGCTCCCCGTTCCCCCAG GCTTTCCTCCCATTCCGGGCCAGAAGGCCACGACGACCGAGCAAGGCTTGGTCGCTGCCCTGGAGGCTGCCTCAAAGCTCTCAACTACCGATGATGCAAGTGcagatgaggaagaagaggaaaatgAGGTGGAG CCAAAGAAGACCACACTAAGCGTCCCGGCTGCGTCACGAGGTCGCAGAAGATCTCCGTCTGTTTCGCCTGACAGAACATCCGCCAGAGATCTCTCAGCTGCAG GACTACCTCTCCTTGGTTCTGCAGCGGCACAGCAGCTGGCATTCCTAGAGGGCCGCCGCAAGCAGTACATGAAGGCAGCGCTTCACGCCAAGCAAAAAAACGATATGGAGCAGGCCAAGAGCTTCCTGCGCACCGCCAAGGGTCTCGAGGTCATGGTGGAGGCGGCGCGCAGCGGAAAAGCTGTGGACATCAGTGCG GTGCCCTCGCCCCCCGGTGACGAGGATGAGGACTTTGTCCTAGTGCACCACAGCGACGTGGGGCTCTCGGAGAAGGCGGAGCAGCTCTACGCGCAGTTGGCCAAGATCCTAAAAGAGCAACGCGAG AAATGTTTGACTCACTCCAAGCAATTCACCCACATGGGGAACATTACGGAGACCACCAA TTTTGAGAAAATGGCGGAGTCGTGTAAGAAGAGTATTGAGTTCCTCAAGATGTCTCAGGCCAAGGGGCTGCCTCCCCCTAAACATCATTTTGAGGACAGAACCTTCCACACAGTTAG GATGTTCCCAGATCTCAGCAGCACTGAGATGGTGGTGGTTATTGTGAAAGGGATGAATCTTCCTGCACCCAGTG GCATCCAAACAAACGACCTTGACGCTTACATCAAGTTCGACTTCCCCTACCCTAGCACG GAGCAACCACAGAGACACAAAACCAACGTCATAAAGAACAGCAACTGTCCAG AGTACAACCAGAGCTTCAGCCTGTCAATCAATCGCAACCACCGCGGCTTCAGGAGGGTAGTGACATCCAAAGGCCTCAAACTGGAGCTGCTGCACAAAGG TGGCTTCCTGCGGAGCGACAAGCCCATCGGGACGGCACACGTGAAGCTGGAACAGCTCGAGTCCCAGAGTGAAATCAGGGAAATAGTCGAG GTGATGGATGGCCGCAAGCCTACTGGCGGTCGCGTGGAAGTCCGCGTCCGCCTCCGGGAGCCTCTGAACGGGCAGGACGCGCAGGCGAGCACTGTGCGCTGGCTGGTGGTGGAGCAGTCGCCG CTTCTCGTCTAG
- the cc2d1b gene encoding coiled-coil and C2 domain-containing protein 1B isoform X6, translated as MFGKKRREPLPKGRGTAAAKQMGLFVDMDPEDMMTMGADEGLDDPDLEAELAAITGGKAASGKGGKAKHKGRSPLPMEDIAKMADECMRDVDEDEDDDNLEDDEDLLAELQEVVGEDGEQPRGVSSSSAVTIVEPSSQEKSLSVVAAVPGSVQHTLEERLAMYKTALHNAKTAGEGPKARRIERGLKTMESMLTAVKKGRQVSEAEIPPPVSTGTKSATPSAAPSVTPALPSPPEIIAPDGEEEELHSSASMLALADEPSQEQADSAQAQAHPSQEQAHTSQEQADPSQEQADPSQEQADPSQEQADPSQEQADISPTANRNANERVATLLVQRQREYKMAALAAKKAGEAERAMVYFRTSKKFDSVIEALKQGQAVDLSGLPPPPGTSGSATPVKQNIQVPGPAAEVPALSAPGNVLEALEQRRAKYIEASAQAKAGGDERKARMHDRIAKQYQSAIRSHKAGKAVNFDELPVPPGFPPIPGQKATTTEQGLVAALEAASKLSTTDDASADEEEEENEVEPKKTTLSVPAASRGRRRSPSVSPDRTSARDLSAAGLPLLGSAAAQQLAFLEGRRKQYMKAALHAKQKNDMEQAKSFLRTAKGLEVMVEAARSGKAVDISAVPSPPGDEDEDFVLVHHSDVGLSEKAEQLYAQLAKILKEQREKCLTHSKQFTHMGNITETTNFEKMAESCKKSIEFLKMSQAKGLPPPKHHFEDRTFHTVRMFPDLSSTEMVVVIVKGMNLPAPSGIQTNDLDAYIKFDFPYPSTEQPQRHKTNVIKNSNCPEYNQSFSLSINRNHRGFRRVVTSKGLKLELLHKGGFLRSDKPIGTAHVKLEQLESQSEIREIVEVMDGRKPTGGRVEVRVRLREPLNGQDAQASTVRWLVVEQSPLLV; from the exons ATGTTCGGCAAGAAGAGGAGAGAGCCCCTCCCCAAAGGCAGGGGCACCGCCGCTGCCAAGCAG ATGGGCCTGTTTGTAGATATGGACCCCGAGGACATGATGACAATGGGGGCTGATGAGGGTTTGGACGACCCGGACTTGGAGGCtgagctggctgccatcactgGAGGCAAAGCGGCCTCGGGTAAAGGGGGAAAAGCCAAGCACAAGGGAAGAA GCCCGCTTCCCATGGAGGACATCGCCAAAATGGCAGATGAGTGTATGCGAGATGTTGAcgaggatgaagatgatgacaaTCTAGAGGATGATGAAGACCTCCTG GCTGAGCTACAGGAAGTGGTGGGTGAGGATGGCGAGCAGCCCAGAGGTGTTTCTTCTTCATCTGCGGTAACTATCGTTGAACCTTCCTCACAG GAAAAGAGCCTGTCTGTTGTGGCAGCTGTGCCTGGCAGTGTGCAGCACACATTAGAAGAGCGGCTCGCCATGTACAAGACGGCACTGCACAATGCCAAGACGGCGGGCGAGGGCCCCAAAGCCCGCCGGATCGAGCGTGGGCTAAAG ACGATGGAGTCCATGCTGACTGCTGTCAAGAAAGGCCGCCAAGTGAGCGAGGCGGAGATTCCTCCACCGGTCTCCACGGGAACCAAGAGCGCCACGCCAAGTGCCGCCCCTAGTGTGACCCCAGCTCTGCCCTCGCCTCCTGAAATCATCGCGCCTGATGGCGAAGAGGAGGAACTGCACTCATCTGCCTCCATGCTAGCACTCGCTGATGAGCCATCACAGGAGCAGGCGGATTCGGCGCAGGCGCAGGCCCATCCGTCACAGGAACAAGCCCATACTTCACAAGAGCAGGCGGATCCTTCACAGGAGCAGGCGGATCCTTCACAGGAGCAGGCGGATCCTTCACAGGAGCAGGCGGATCCTTCACAGGAGCAG GCAGACATCTCGCCGACCGCTAATAGGAATG CAAATGAGCGTGTGGCAACGCTGTTGGTGCAAAGGCAGCGAGAgtacaaaatggctgctttggCAGCCAAGAAGGCAGGAGAGGCGGAGCGAGCCATGGTTTACTTCAGAACCAGCAAG AAGTTCGATTCCGTGATCGAGGCTTTGAAACAAGGACAAGCTGTCGACCTGAGCGgcctgcctcctcctccag GCACAAGTGGCAGCGCAACGCCAGTCaagcaaaacattcaagtaccCGGACCGGCTGCGGAAGTTCCAG CCCTGTCGGCTCCTGGGAACGTACTGGAGGCGCTGGAGCAGAGGCGAGCCAAGTACATCGAGGCGTCGGCTCAAGCCAAAGCCGGCGGGGACGAGCGCAAGGCCCGCATGCACGACCGTATCGCTAAG CAATACCAGAGCGCCATCCGATCTCACAAAGCGGGAAAAGCGGTCAACTTTGATGAGCTCCCCGTTCCCCCAG GCTTTCCTCCCATTCCGGGCCAGAAGGCCACGACGACCGAGCAAGGCTTGGTCGCTGCCCTGGAGGCTGCCTCAAAGCTCTCAACTACCGATGATGCAAGTGcagatgaggaagaagaggaaaatgAGGTGGAG CCAAAGAAGACCACACTAAGCGTCCCGGCTGCGTCACGAGGTCGCAGAAGATCTCCGTCTGTTTCGCCTGACAGAACATCCGCCAGAGATCTCTCAGCTGCAG GACTACCTCTCCTTGGTTCTGCAGCGGCACAGCAGCTGGCATTCCTAGAGGGCCGCCGCAAGCAGTACATGAAGGCAGCGCTTCACGCCAAGCAAAAAAACGATATGGAGCAGGCCAAGAGCTTCCTGCGCACCGCCAAGGGTCTCGAGGTCATGGTGGAGGCGGCGCGCAGCGGAAAAGCTGTGGACATCAGTGCG GTGCCCTCGCCCCCCGGTGACGAGGATGAGGACTTTGTCCTAGTGCACCACAGCGACGTGGGGCTCTCGGAGAAGGCGGAGCAGCTCTACGCGCAGTTGGCCAAGATCCTAAAAGAGCAACGCGAG AAATGTTTGACTCACTCCAAGCAATTCACCCACATGGGGAACATTACGGAGACCACCAA TTTTGAGAAAATGGCGGAGTCGTGTAAGAAGAGTATTGAGTTCCTCAAGATGTCTCAGGCCAAGGGGCTGCCTCCCCCTAAACATCATTTTGAGGACAGAACCTTCCACACAGTTAG GATGTTCCCAGATCTCAGCAGCACTGAGATGGTGGTGGTTATTGTGAAAGGGATGAATCTTCCTGCACCCAGTG GCATCCAAACAAACGACCTTGACGCTTACATCAAGTTCGACTTCCCCTACCCTAGCACG GAGCAACCACAGAGACACAAAACCAACGTCATAAAGAACAGCAACTGTCCAG AGTACAACCAGAGCTTCAGCCTGTCAATCAATCGCAACCACCGCGGCTTCAGGAGGGTAGTGACATCCAAAGGCCTCAAACTGGAGCTGCTGCACAAAGG TGGCTTCCTGCGGAGCGACAAGCCCATCGGGACGGCACACGTGAAGCTGGAACAGCTCGAGTCCCAGAGTGAAATCAGGGAAATAGTCGAG GTGATGGATGGCCGCAAGCCTACTGGCGGTCGCGTGGAAGTCCGCGTCCGCCTCCGGGAGCCTCTGAACGGGCAGGACGCGCAGGCGAGCACTGTGCGCTGGCTGGTGGTGGAGCAGTCGCCG CTTCTCGTCTAG